CGAACGCGACACGGTGCCTGGGTAGCTTAGCGGTAAAGCGCGTCCTTGGTAAGGACGAGAGCCCGGGTTCAAATCCCGGCCTAGGCTTTCTCTGGAATCAACCTCCCGAGCCCCTGCTCTCGTTCTCCTGTGATTCCCTGACCTCGTCCCCTCGACTGGAGAATCGAGCGACGACGGGCGGTTTCGAGGGGCCTGTCACCCGGCGATACCACCGCCACCCAGAGCCCGACACTGTCACCCCCTAATCGTTGAGGTCGGGCCGGAAGTGGCCCAATAGAGTGAGGCAGAACCACTACTCGGTCGAGTCCGGTATTGCATATCGAAAATCACCATGTCCGCGTCCCCCACCCGTCCTGTCCAGCGGTCCGCCCACGACAGGAGCGCCAGCCGGTCGTCGCAACGTTCGCGAGTTCGATTCGGAGCCGACAGTTCGCCAGGCACACCGACCGACCGCGTGACGGTCTCAGACTCTCGTCCGTCGGCGACTCGCACCCATCGGCCACGGCAGCCGGGCGGGAGAGAGCCGTGACGGTGGACGACCGCTCCCGCATCACCACCGGCGTCGACGGGCTCGACGAGGTCCTCCACGGTGGCCTCATCCCGCAACGGAGCTACATGGTCACGGGCCGCCCCGGGACTGGCAAGACGATCCTCGGGCTGCACTACCTGACCGCCGGCCTCGCGGCCGACGAGTCGTGTCTCTACATCAACCTGGAGGAGTCGACCGCGGACATCCGGGCCAACGCGGCCGCCCTCGGGTTCGACCTATCGGGGGTCGAGTTCCTCGACCTCTCGCCGACGGCCGACGCCTTCACCGAGAACGACCAGTACTACGTGTTCGCGCCGGACGAGGTGGAATCGCCCGGTGTCGTCGACCGCATCGGGGAGGAGGTCCGCCGCGTCGACCCCGACCGGGTGTTCGTCGACCCGCTCACGCAGCTCCGGAACCTCGCTCCCGACGACTACCAGTTCCGCAAACAGGTCAACGGCTTCGTCCAGCTGGTGCGGGCACAGGACGCGACGGTCGTGTTCACCTCGCAGGCGACCGAGACGAGTCCGGACGAGGACCTGCAGTTCGTCAGCGACGGGACGGTCGAACTGCGACACGGCGAGCGCGGCCGGTCGCTCGCGGTCAGGAAGTTCCGCGGCTCCGACTTCGACTCCGGGTCGCACTCGCTGCGCATCACCGGCGACGGGATGGTCGTCTACCCGGTCCTGACGCCGAGTTCGCACGGTCGCGAGTTCACGACCGACAAGATCCCCTCCGGCGTGCCCGAGATAGACGAACTCCTCCACGGTGGGCTCGA
This window of the Haloarchaeobius amylolyticus genome carries:
- a CDS encoding ATPase domain-containing protein — encoded protein: MTVDDRSRITTGVDGLDEVLHGGLIPQRSYMVTGRPGTGKTILGLHYLTAGLAADESCLYINLEESTADIRANAAALGFDLSGVEFLDLSPTADAFTENDQYYVFAPDEVESPGVVDRIGEEVRRVDPDRVFVDPLTQLRNLAPDDYQFRKQVNGFVQLVRAQDATVVFTSQATETSPDEDLQFVSDGTVELRHGERGRSLAVRKFRGSDFDSGSHSLRITGDGMVVYPVLTPSSHGREFTTDKIPSGVPEIDELLHGGLERGTVTILSGPTGVGKTTLGVQFMKEAAGRGERSIVYQFEESEKTLLERSQNVNIPVKEMVDRGTLAVETVEPLEKSPPEFASMVREEVERQDAKIVMIDGIDGYRLSLQGNEGDLERELNALGRYLKNMGVAVILVDTAESVTGEFQPTNSGVSYLADNIVFLRYLEMNGELRKAIGILKKRMSDFERTMREFEITQHGIKVGEPLSALRGILSGTPTFVDSPNPPAGEDTRR